Proteins encoded together in one Labeo rohita strain BAU-BD-2019 chromosome 21, IGBB_LRoh.1.0, whole genome shotgun sequence window:
- the si:ch211-222n4.2 gene encoding coiled-coil domain-containing protein 74B isoform X2: protein MELPKSSSKASRRRISKHHTGRNKFQTERRNYLEHTLEETCSPQATEISSCVQCRETRSNSLTADRIEGPSEPKAGFITSLQPLMIQCSISQVPRAPTIQECEVIIRQLYNANSLQSQEILRVKAVLKDIVFNKKITAENYILTKAFLADGKRADNSDTFPQLSLQTLPKGLPVSQASKAEKVILPALKQTLNNIADRHRRTQAVQRRRLQSTMR from the exons ATGGAGCTTCCGAAGTCCAGCAGTAAAG CATCCAGACGTAGAATCAGTAAGCACCATACAGGAAGAAACAAGTTCCAGACAGAGAGAAGGAACTATCTGGAACATACTTTGGAGGAAACCTGCTCACCACAAGCCACAGAGATCAG CAGTTGTGTACAATGTAGAGAAACCAGGTCAAATTCCCTCACGGCTGACAGAATAGAAGGTCCTTCAGAACCCAAAGCAGGGTTCATCACTTCTCTACAGCCTCTGATGATCCAGTGTAGTATATCTCAGGTCCCTCGAGCTCCAACCATACAGGAATGCGAGGTCATCATACGCCAGCTGTACAATGCCAACAGCCTGCAGTCCCAGGAG ATCCTGCGTGTGAAAGCGGTTCTCAAAGACATTGTATTCAACAAGAAAATAACTGCAGAGAATTACATTTTGACCAAGGCTTTTCTTGCCGATGGTAAAAG AGCTGACAATTCAGACACATTTCCTCAGCTTTCTCTCCAAACACTGCCTAAAGGACT ACCTGTGTCTCAGGCTAGTAAAGCAGAGAAGGTGATCCTCCCTGCCCTCAAACAGACCCTCAATAACATAGCAGACAGACACAGGAGGACTCAAGCTGTGCAGAGACGTCGTCTACAGAGCACTATGCGCTGA
- the si:ch211-222n4.2 gene encoding coiled-coil domain-containing protein 74B isoform X1, producing MDVRVASLQRNIDFLQKQHKETLEKLHGEIDILKRENKELQYKLIMELPKSSSKASRRRISKHHTGRNKFQTERRNYLEHTLEETCSPQATEISSCVQCRETRSNSLTADRIEGPSEPKAGFITSLQPLMIQCSISQVPRAPTIQECEVIIRQLYNANSLQSQEILRVKAVLKDIVFNKKITAENYILTKAFLADGKRADNSDTFPQLSLQTLPKGLPVSQASKAEKVILPALKQTLNNIADRHRRTQAVQRRRLQSTMR from the exons ATGGATGTGCGCGTCGCTTCACTGCAGAGAAATATTGACTTCTTACAAAAGCAGCACAAAGAAACTTTGGAGAAATTACACGGggaaatagatattttaaagcGGGAAAATAAAG AGTTGCAGTATAAGCTGATAATGGAGCTTCCGAAGTCCAGCAGTAAAG CATCCAGACGTAGAATCAGTAAGCACCATACAGGAAGAAACAAGTTCCAGACAGAGAGAAGGAACTATCTGGAACATACTTTGGAGGAAACCTGCTCACCACAAGCCACAGAGATCAG CAGTTGTGTACAATGTAGAGAAACCAGGTCAAATTCCCTCACGGCTGACAGAATAGAAGGTCCTTCAGAACCCAAAGCAGGGTTCATCACTTCTCTACAGCCTCTGATGATCCAGTGTAGTATATCTCAGGTCCCTCGAGCTCCAACCATACAGGAATGCGAGGTCATCATACGCCAGCTGTACAATGCCAACAGCCTGCAGTCCCAGGAG ATCCTGCGTGTGAAAGCGGTTCTCAAAGACATTGTATTCAACAAGAAAATAACTGCAGAGAATTACATTTTGACCAAGGCTTTTCTTGCCGATGGTAAAAG AGCTGACAATTCAGACACATTTCCTCAGCTTTCTCTCCAAACACTGCCTAAAGGACT ACCTGTGTCTCAGGCTAGTAAAGCAGAGAAGGTGATCCTCCCTGCCCTCAAACAGACCCTCAATAACATAGCAGACAGACACAGGAGGACTCAAGCTGTGCAGAGACGTCGTCTACAGAGCACTATGCGCTGA